In Methanocaldococcus sp., a single window of DNA contains:
- a CDS encoding 4Fe-4S binding protein produces MVKINYKKCGYCGACVGVCEQLAINLIEHIIEIDIEKCNNCNMCVIVCPLNALEGE; encoded by the coding sequence ATGGTAAAGATAAATTACAAAAAATGTGGCTATTGTGGAGCGTGTGTAGGAGTTTGCGAACAACTGGCTATTAATTTAATAGAGCATATTATAGAGATTGATATAGAGAAGTGTAATAACTGTAATATGTGTGTAATCGTATGTCCATTAAATGCATTAGAGGGAGAATAA
- a CDS encoding EhaE family protein: protein MEYIEYLLYLGYVLLIIGTIGAIVGPKSNDKLIRLLNTEVATFGVCFIFLAYDEALALMTFIAVNAILSLILVRAIIQNAEYEEESDIE from the coding sequence ATGGAATATATTGAATATTTACTGTATCTTGGTTATGTATTGTTAATTATTGGAACTATTGGAGCAATTGTTGGACCAAAATCTAACGATAAATTAATCAGATTACTAAATACAGAAGTAGCCACTTTTGGAGTTTGTTTTATATTTTTGGCTTATGATGAGGCATTGGCATTAATGACATTCATAGCAGTTAATGCAATTTTAAGTTTAATCTTAGTTAGGGCAATAATTCAAAATGCTGAATATGAAGAAGAATCTGATATTGAATAA
- a CDS encoding 2-oxoacid:ferredoxin oxidoreductase subunit beta encodes MHPSLKYMRRDRLPHIFCSGCGNGIVINCFLKAIEELNIKPEDYIAISGIGCSSRISGYLYCDSLHTTHGRPIAFATGVKIARPDKYVVVFTGDGDLAAIGGNHFIHGCRRNIDLTVICINNNIYGMTGGQVSPTTPYGKKAITAPYGFIENSMDLCKLAMSAGATYVARWTTAHPIQLVRAIKKGIQKKGFSFIEVVSQCPTYYGRFNISKRPADMIKFFKENSIHINRAKNLSEEELNGKIIVGEFLDIEKPEFVEELNKLIERLKEKNKE; translated from the coding sequence TTGCATCCTTCTTTAAAGTATATGAGAAGGGACAGATTGCCACATATTTTCTGTTCTGGTTGTGGTAATGGAATAGTTATAAACTGTTTTTTAAAGGCTATTGAAGAATTAAACATTAAGCCAGAGGACTATATAGCTATATCTGGAATAGGTTGTTCATCAAGAATTTCAGGCTATCTGTATTGTGATTCTTTACACACAACCCATGGAAGACCTATTGCCTTTGCAACCGGTGTAAAAATTGCAAGGCCAGATAAATATGTTGTAGTATTTACAGGAGATGGAGATTTAGCGGCTATAGGAGGGAATCATTTCATTCATGGATGTAGGAGAAATATAGATTTAACAGTTATCTGTATAAATAACAACATATATGGAATGACAGGAGGGCAGGTTTCTCCAACAACTCCTTATGGAAAAAAAGCAATTACTGCCCCTTATGGCTTTATAGAGAATAGTATGGATCTATGTAAATTGGCTATGTCTGCTGGAGCCACTTATGTGGCAAGATGGACAACGGCTCATCCAATTCAACTTGTTAGAGCAATTAAAAAAGGCATTCAGAAAAAAGGATTTTCTTTTATTGAAGTAGTTTCTCAATGTCCAACATACTATGGTAGATTTAATATTTCAAAAAGACCAGCAGATATGATTAAATTTTTTAAAGAGAATTCCATTCATATAAACAGAGCTAAAAACCTAAGTGAAGAAGAACTAAATGGAAAAATAATAGTTGGAGAGTTTTTAGACATTGAAAAACCAGAATTTGTTGAAGAATTAAATAAATTAATAGAAAGACTAAAAGAAAAAAATAAGGAATAA
- a CDS encoding histone deacetylase family protein, translated as MSKILFNPEVLKHKPKFYHVENPERVKIILENLKSKGYNDIILMNEKSTIDEILKIHDKEYVETIINLSNLNFTYYDTDTYICKGTLDAALSAFKMSKDAVKLSLKNKDLYFVLTRPPGHHAGISGRALGAPSNGFCIFNNICGSAYLLKKFMKKVIIIDFDVHHGNGTQEIFWNDEDIIHIDFHQKGIYPGTGDIFDLGGDNARGTKINLPFKSHSTDSDYIYAWVEIVDPILKYFKPKIVLVSSGFDAYMNDGLASIDLTETFYKFAGYKLSKYSVVSVLEGGYGIGLKYGPVSFLEGYEKLNIEEDKYIFPSEDTKVMVDTVKKTISEYLDIF; from the coding sequence ATGTCAAAAATATTATTTAATCCAGAAGTTTTAAAGCATAAACCTAAATTTTATCATGTAGAGAATCCAGAAAGAGTTAAAATAATCTTAGAAAATTTGAAATCAAAAGGATACAACGATATAATTTTGATGAATGAAAAATCCACTATTGATGAGATTTTAAAAATTCACGATAAAGAGTATGTTGAAACTATTATTAATCTAAGTAATTTAAATTTTACATACTATGACACTGACACCTATATATGTAAAGGCACACTAGATGCGGCATTATCAGCATTTAAAATGTCCAAAGATGCTGTAAAGTTATCTTTAAAAAATAAAGATTTATATTTTGTTTTAACAAGACCTCCTGGACATCATGCTGGAATCTCTGGGAGGGCTTTAGGAGCTCCATCAAATGGATTCTGTATTTTTAACAATATTTGTGGTTCTGCATATTTATTAAAAAAATTTATGAAAAAAGTTATAATAATTGACTTTGATGTTCATCATGGAAATGGCACACAAGAAATTTTTTGGAATGATGAAGATATTATTCATATAGACTTTCATCAAAAAGGAATATATCCTGGAACTGGGGATATTTTTGATTTAGGAGGAGATAATGCAAGAGGGACTAAAATAAATCTTCCATTTAAATCACATTCTACTGATTCTGATTATATATATGCATGGGTTGAGATTGTAGATCCTATATTAAAATACTTTAAGCCAAAAATTGTTTTAGTTTCTTCTGGTTTTGATGCCTATATGAATGATGGCTTAGCATCTATTGATTTAACTGAAACATTTTATAAGTTTGCTGGCTATAAATTAAGTAAATATAGCGTTGTAAGTGTTTTAGAAGGGGGTTATGGGATTGGCTTAAAATATGGTCCAGTATCTTTTTTAGAAGGATACGAGAAATTAAATATAGAAGAAGACAAATATATATTTCCTTCCGAAGATACTAAAGTAATGGTTGATACAGTTAAAAAGACTATTAGTGAATATTTGGATATATTTTAA
- a CDS encoding 2-oxoacid:ferredoxin oxidoreductase subunit gamma, with product MRKEIRLSGFGGQGIILAGVILGRAASLYDNKEAVQTQSYGPEARGGASKSEVVISDEPIDYPKVIKPDILVCMSQQAYDKYKDDIKEGGILLVDEDLVSTSEKPEVDVKIYKVPFTRIASEEIKLPIVANIVMLGALTKLTKIVSKESMEKAILDSVPKGTEEKNLMAFNIGYEKLI from the coding sequence ATGAGAAAAGAAATAAGATTATCAGGATTTGGTGGGCAAGGGATAATTTTAGCAGGAGTTATCTTAGGTAGAGCCGCATCTTTATACGATAATAAAGAGGCAGTTCAAACGCAATCTTATGGACCAGAGGCGAGAGGAGGAGCAAGTAAATCTGAGGTAGTTATAAGTGATGAACCCATAGATTATCCAAAAGTTATAAAGCCAGACATTTTAGTATGTATGTCACAACAGGCATATGATAAATATAAAGACGACATTAAAGAAGGAGGGATTTTGTTAGTAGATGAGGATTTGGTTTCTACATCTGAAAAACCAGAAGTTGATGTAAAAATTTATAAAGTTCCATTTACGAGAATTGCCTCAGAAGAGATAAAACTTCCAATAGTTGCGAATATCGTTATGTTGGGAGCATTAACTAAATTAACAAAAATTGTCTCAAAGGAGAGTATGGAAAAAGCGATTTTAGATAGTGTTCCAAAAGGAACTGAAGAAAAAAACCTTATGGCATTCAATATTGGCTATGAAAAATTGATTTAG
- a CDS encoding energy-converting hydrogenase subunit EhaL family protein, with protein MDLFYLNLAIISFIIGNIIGLEYSYRKYPNPYVEKSIDKLALSLAIIGGILINTPLYIIGTLLIGFPLGMRPGYGRVELVVGIITALVVRGIISLV; from the coding sequence ATGGATTTATTCTATTTAAATTTAGCGATAATTTCCTTTATAATTGGCAATATTATTGGGTTAGAATACAGTTATAGAAAATACCCTAATCCCTATGTAGAAAAAAGTATTGATAAATTGGCGTTATCTTTGGCTATAATTGGAGGAATTTTGATAAACACCCCTTTATATATAATTGGAACTTTATTAATTGGCTTTCCATTAGGAATGAGACCAGGATATGGAAGAGTTGAGTTAGTTGTTGGAATAATTACTGCCTTAGTAGTGAGAGGCATAATTTCATTAGTTTAA
- a CDS encoding DUF2106 family protein encodes MKKLGKIWNYLSKPEVVPRIFSIFLALIFIFGLLTPHYLNPNQLYPKPIPHSQTLKTPLAPYDRGGIPLKKPALIKAQYPEYAPNIGKITAYLTPIAEWIKSKTYYFGTTIVSTPGGILDEILYYTRGMDTVLESTILLVSFIIFSWLLFHKD; translated from the coding sequence ATGAAAAAACTTGGTAAAATTTGGAATTATCTCTCAAAGCCAGAAGTCGTTCCAAGGATTTTCTCTATATTTTTGGCATTAATATTTATATTTGGATTATTAACTCCTCATTACCTAAATCCTAATCAACTCTATCCTAAACCAATTCCACACTCACAGACATTAAAAACTCCTTTAGCCCCTTATGACAGAGGAGGTATTCCTTTGAAAAAACCAGCATTGATAAAGGCACAGTATCCTGAATATGCTCCAAACATTGGAAAGATAACTGCCTATTTAACTCCAATTGCAGAATGGATTAAAAGTAAAACTTACTACTTTGGAACAACAATAGTTTCAACGCCTGGAGGTATATTGGATGAAATTCTTTACTATACAAGAGGGATGGATACAGTTCTTGAAAGTACTATACTGTTAGTATCATTTATTATATTCAGTTGGCTCTTATTCCATAAGGATTAG
- a CDS encoding DUF1959 domain-containing protein translates to MEETLNIDKKYVENSLKQKINVLKDNRFLMDEVFIPISKALKIDVDEVIEIFLKKLDFTSCYELHAYAEQARMGCLGRKVDIDLGLCWLCDFFGLIKKEEADLIRKKVVELHVLYKKPYKEALDEGRKLIIKLLREE, encoded by the coding sequence ATGGAAGAAACATTGAATATTGACAAAAAGTATGTTGAAAATTCGTTAAAGCAGAAGATAAATGTCCTTAAAGATAATAGATTTTTAATGGATGAAGTTTTTATTCCAATATCTAAGGCGTTAAAAATTGATGTTGATGAGGTAATTGAAATATTTCTAAAAAAATTGGACTTTACTTCATGTTATGAACTACACGCCTATGCAGAACAGGCAAGAATGGGATGTTTAGGTAGAAAGGTTGATATTGACTTAGGTTTATGTTGGCTATGTGATTTCTTTGGGTTAATTAAAAAAGAAGAGGCAGATTTAATTAGAAAAAAAGTTGTAGAACTTCATGTTTTGTATAAAAAACCTTATAAAGAAGCGTTAGATGAAGGAAGGAAATTGATTATTAAGTTGCTAAGGGAGGAATAA
- a CDS encoding NADH-quinone oxidoreductase subunit B family protein encodes MVKKLFRKRSINVCIVNTGGCNGCDIEIVSCLSARYDIEQYGIYVHNNPKEADVLLVTGPVTLQWAERLKEIYEKTPEPKIVVAVGACALSGGIFKEGHVIGGVHKVIPVDAKIPGCPPRPSEIIEAILKVAPKALAMREEKLKEKNK; translated from the coding sequence ATGGTAAAAAAGTTGTTTAGAAAGAGGTCAATCAATGTCTGTATTGTCAATACTGGGGGATGTAATGGATGCGACATAGAAATAGTTTCCTGTCTATCTGCGAGATATGACATAGAGCAGTATGGAATTTATGTTCATAACAATCCAAAAGAGGCAGATGTTTTGTTAGTTACTGGCCCTGTAACATTACAATGGGCTGAAAGATTAAAAGAAATTTATGAAAAAACCCCCGAACCTAAGATTGTTGTCGCAGTTGGAGCATGTGCATTGAGTGGAGGAATCTTCAAAGAGGGGCATGTAATTGGAGGAGTTCATAAAGTTATTCCAGTAGATGCTAAAATTCCGGGATGCCCTCCAAGACCCTCTGAAATAATTGAGGCAATATTGAAAGTGGCTCCAAAGGCGTTGGCAATGAGAGAAGAGAAGTTAAAAGAGAAAAATAAATGA
- a CDS encoding DUF2109 domain-containing protein, whose translation MDIIEGVIGFIALLMVFRIFLTRSRARKLLYLCCLSFCISALIALYVKSPMGGIVAIIYFICSTLTSNAIAYTIEQVKDIE comes from the coding sequence ATGGACATAATAGAAGGAGTTATTGGATTTATAGCATTGTTAATGGTTTTCAGAATATTTTTAACAAGAAGTAGAGCCAGAAAATTGTTATATTTATGCTGTTTGAGTTTTTGTATCTCTGCATTAATTGCTCTCTATGTAAAATCCCCTATGGGAGGAATAGTGGCAATAATATACTTTATATGTTCAACATTGACATCTAATGCCATAGCATACACAATAGAGCAAGTAAAAGATATAGAATAA
- a CDS encoding helix-turn-helix transcriptional regulator: MYKKLEIIERAILLNPQYIQTFREKLKITQSKLAKESGISQSHLSMLEKGKRQSTKLIATAITLGLLKCFSSKNIENPIIELLDTLSLLKFEDTFIEFVSEIINKGEKRYLRIIDNYPILIISRETLLNEMRNRLKVMSIESIELSRGKIKVFGYHIDNKNVEIILDCSDIRRLEKKFMEKTGKKVIIQVFPKDEVPPIYSTNKDCIIIHYW; encoded by the coding sequence ATGTATAAAAAATTAGAAATCATTGAAAGGGCAATATTGTTAAATCCTCAATATATTCAAACATTCAGGGAAAAATTAAAAATTACTCAATCAAAATTGGCAAAAGAAAGTGGTATTAGTCAATCTCATCTTAGTATGTTGGAAAAAGGAAAAAGACAATCTACTAAACTTATAGCAACTGCAATAACTCTTGGCTTATTAAAATGTTTTTCCTCAAAAAATATTGAAAATCCAATAATTGAACTTTTAGACACTCTATCCCTATTAAAATTTGAAGATACATTTATTGAATTTGTCTCCGAGATAATAAATAAAGGTGAAAAAAGATATTTGAGAATTATAGATAATTATCCAATATTGATTATAAGTAGAGAAACCCTATTAAATGAAATGAGAAATAGATTAAAAGTTATGAGCATAGAAAGTATTGAACTGTCAAGAGGAAAAATAAAAGTTTTTGGCTATCATATAGATAATAAAAATGTTGAAATTATTTTGGACTGTTCAGACATTAGAAGATTAGAAAAAAAATTTATGGAAAAAACTGGAAAAAAAGTAATTATTCAAGTGTTTCCAAAAGATGAAGTTCCTCCAATCTACTCAACTAATAAAGATTGCATTATAATCCACTACTGGTGA
- a CDS encoding proton-conducting transporter membrane subunit — MIENINGILLGIVPFGDIVFNFTEFSFIGFIIAIIFTVIAYLTKPEKQLEAQKFRVEDKLEIVTLKELKIRRMMAIFCGLATAGAMVTYDLFDFALFLTLVGIANIGIISAVKKEHVLNAGYQYGLIAMISTLPLFGSAGLILAKTGTLSIFELSKTSISLLFEKIIFASGMAGETGVAPFYAAKAEMFRAPGSPYILMIHLSSLLLIVRTVEILLTI; from the coding sequence ATGATTGAAAATATTAATGGCATTTTGTTAGGAATTGTTCCATTTGGTGATATTGTCTTTAACTTCACAGAATTTTCATTTATTGGATTTATAATTGCTATAATATTTACAGTTATTGCTTATCTAACAAAACCAGAAAAGCAGTTAGAAGCACAAAAATTTAGAGTTGAGGATAAATTGGAAATTGTTACTCTTAAAGAGTTAAAGATTAGAAGAATGATGGCTATATTTTGTGGATTGGCTACTGCTGGGGCTATGGTAACCTATGATCTATTTGACTTTGCATTATTCTTAACATTGGTAGGAATTGCAAACATTGGAATTATTTCTGCTGTAAAAAAAGAGCATGTTTTGAATGCAGGTTATCAGTATGGTTTAATAGCGATGATTTCTACACTTCCATTGTTTGGCTCAGCAGGGTTAATACTGGCAAAAACTGGAACTTTATCTATATTTGAGTTATCAAAGACTTCAATATCTTTATTGTTTGAAAAAATTATATTTGCCTCTGGAATGGCCGGCGAGACAGGAGTTGCTCCATTCTATGCCGCTAAGGCAGAGATGTTTAGAGCCCCTGGATCCCCATATATCTTAATGATACACTTATCTTCACTACTGTTAATTGTAAGGACTGTCGAAATTTTATTAACAATTTAA
- a CDS encoding NAD(P)/FAD-dependent oxidoreductase: protein MRELNDTYDVVVIGAGPGGCMASYASAKNGAKTLLIEKSQEIGEPVRCAEAIPSIEEFGIKPKPEFVRNIIKGGILFSPSGKKVIVTQDKAQGYVVERKIFDKYLAIRAAKAGSKVAVKTTAIGLEKDGDYWNVIVEFLGEEYCIKTKIVIAADGVESNIAEYAGLKAKKKPLEICSCAEYEMANVKLLDKNMMEFYFGNEISPGGYVWIFPKGDTANVGLGVRDRKKKAIDYLEDFIENGMAKDRLKEATPIEFKVGGAPVSGPIEKTYTDGVLVVGDAAGQISPLTGGGINLAMDCGLISGEVASKAIKVNNWSEKILKEYEDRWKEKHYEYLMNHLKYRKILEKMSDDELDALAEALGESLDGIDLKKFVKRIITKKPSLLKYFKDLL, encoded by the coding sequence ATGAGAGAATTAAACGATACTTATGATGTTGTTGTAATTGGAGCAGGACCTGGAGGATGTATGGCAAGTTATGCTTCGGCAAAGAATGGGGCTAAAACTTTGTTAATAGAGAAATCTCAAGAAATTGGAGAGCCTGTAAGATGTGCTGAGGCAATTCCATCAATAGAAGAATTTGGTATAAAGCCAAAACCAGAATTTGTAAGAAATATTATCAAAGGAGGTATTTTATTTTCTCCTTCAGGAAAAAAGGTTATAGTTACTCAAGATAAAGCACAAGGATATGTCGTAGAAAGGAAAATTTTTGACAAGTATTTGGCTATAAGAGCGGCTAAAGCAGGTTCAAAAGTAGCTGTTAAAACAACAGCAATAGGATTAGAAAAAGATGGGGATTATTGGAATGTTATAGTTGAATTTTTAGGAGAGGAATACTGTATAAAAACTAAAATTGTTATAGCGGCGGATGGTGTAGAGAGTAATATAGCAGAGTATGCTGGATTAAAAGCAAAAAAGAAACCTTTGGAAATTTGTTCCTGTGCAGAATATGAAATGGCTAATGTTAAATTATTAGACAAAAATATGATGGAATTTTATTTTGGAAATGAAATATCCCCAGGAGGTTATGTTTGGATATTCCCAAAAGGAGATACTGCCAATGTTGGTTTAGGTGTGAGAGATAGAAAAAAGAAGGCAATTGACTACTTAGAAGATTTTATAGAAAATGGTATGGCAAAGGATAGATTAAAAGAAGCAACGCCTATAGAATTTAAAGTTGGAGGAGCGCCAGTTTCAGGACCTATTGAAAAAACATACACTGATGGAGTTTTAGTTGTTGGAGATGCTGCTGGGCAAATAAGTCCTCTAACTGGTGGAGGGATTAATTTAGCTATGGATTGTGGATTAATATCTGGAGAAGTTGCAAGTAAGGCAATAAAAGTGAATAATTGGAGCGAGAAAATTTTAAAGGAATATGAGGATAGATGGAAAGAGAAACATTACGAGTACTTAATGAATCACTTAAAATATAGAAAAATTTTAGAAAAAATGAGTGATGATGAATTAGATGCTTTAGCAGAAGCTTTAGGAGAGAGTTTAGATGGTATAGATTTGAAAAAATTTGTTAAAAGAATAATAACTAAAAAACCTTCCCTTTTAAAATACTTTAAGGATTTGTTATAA
- a CDS encoding ZPR1 zinc finger domain-containing protein, with product MENVQNVQRLDCPVCGSKGSFVITTHQIDIPYFGPVLETTMICEKCNFRRSDVFPLEVREPKRYKLKIKSEKDLNKRVVRSSSAYIQIPELGVEIKPGPLAEGFVSNVEGVLNRVDNILQTLIRWAETEEQKKKAEEIRERIKKLKEGKDEATLILIDPLGHSAIIGEGVEEEILSEEEVEKLKEGIVIMDLDKEKEKK from the coding sequence ATGGAGAATGTTCAAAATGTTCAGAGATTAGACTGTCCAGTTTGTGGAAGTAAAGGAAGTTTTGTAATAACTACTCATCAAATAGACATTCCATACTTTGGTCCTGTATTGGAGACAACAATGATATGTGAAAAATGCAATTTTAGAAGGAGCGATGTATTTCCATTAGAAGTTAGAGAACCAAAAAGATATAAATTAAAAATTAAAAGTGAAAAAGATTTAAATAAAAGAGTTGTTAGAAGTTCCTCTGCCTATATTCAAATTCCTGAGTTAGGAGTTGAAATAAAACCAGGTCCATTGGCTGAGGGATTTGTTAGTAATGTTGAAGGAGTTTTAAATAGAGTTGATAATATCTTACAAACTTTAATTAGATGGGCTGAAACAGAAGAGCAAAAAAAGAAAGCAGAGGAAATTAGAGAGAGAATAAAAAAATTAAAAGAAGGAAAAGATGAGGCAACTTTAATACTAATTGATCCATTAGGTCATAGTGCAATTATTGGAGAAGGCGTTGAGGAGGAGATATTGAGTGAAGAGGAAGTTGAAAAATTAAAAGAAGGAATTGTAATTATGGATTTAGATAAAGAAAAAGAAAAGAAATAA
- a CDS encoding EhaG family protein, producing MENPVIYFYNPTILVGFSIGILSLFAIGSQKDDLHALILTDLVECAMLVIIAGVDTDLAEALILPGLVVSLAELLAVSEMLINRKIIKSKKPKPKVYKLFEEFKLPIHTGDLKYNVQMEVLKTSPKFFALVLIIYGAILSGFTGGAVIATGLLFYALSLRVRGLELSEELKTLWEGMAGLSGIAWSLWIIGFLGFFLFPKKWLLFLLMAGLGLVLKVGSKLGLIGFIGEAK from the coding sequence ATGGAGAATCCAGTTATTTATTTTTATAATCCGACAATATTAGTTGGATTTTCTATTGGTATTTTATCATTATTTGCAATTGGTTCGCAAAAAGATGATTTACATGCTTTAATATTAACAGATTTAGTTGAGTGTGCTATGTTAGTAATTATAGCAGGAGTAGATACAGATCTAGCTGAAGCATTAATTTTACCAGGTTTAGTTGTTAGTTTAGCAGAACTTTTGGCAGTTTCTGAGATGTTAATAAATAGAAAAATTATAAAATCTAAAAAGCCAAAGCCAAAAGTTTATAAATTATTCGAAGAGTTCAAACTTCCAATACATACAGGAGATTTAAAATACAATGTCCAAATGGAAGTTTTAAAAACATCTCCTAAGTTTTTTGCATTAGTTCTTATAATTTATGGAGCAATACTAAGTGGATTTACAGGAGGGGCGGTTATCGCTACTGGACTGTTATTTTATGCTTTATCTTTAAGAGTCAGAGGATTGGAATTATCTGAAGAGTTAAAAACTCTCTGGGAGGGAATGGCTGGACTTTCAGGAATTGCGTGGAGCTTATGGATTATAGGATTTTTAGGATTCTTTCTATTCCCAAAAAAATGGCTTTTATTCTTATTAATGGCTGGTTTAGGTTTAGTTTTAAAGGTTGGCTCAAAACTTGGACTTATTGGATTCATAGGTGAGGCAAAATGA
- a CDS encoding respiratory chain complex I subunit 1 family protein — protein MSSSLLGTLNLTLFAYLVGSLLLGLHRKIMARIQGRPGPPIIQYLLHTLKFYVKEITFPITAGNPLYIFVVLLDVAVWLSALIIGIDLKSSLLIIIGIYVLQKIVEHGCGLSSGSPYGKLGGVRSVFSAAAEVPLFAVVAAIYLTTHSVLISDILRYQELHGSLIFKMPICAFAFFILLVSKSPYSPFGIVKGKDIVSGYMTEHYGLLASLIYIAESIAYFVLLWLFIAIFIGPVVISNPLLTLAVMILLTVILAFINGLTPLLAPHHSVMLQMTIAGLVLCDVLYRLFLGG, from the coding sequence ATGAGTTCCTCACTATTGGGAACATTAAACTTAACATTATTTGCATACTTAGTTGGTTCATTGTTGTTAGGATTACATAGAAAAATAATGGCGAGAATTCAAGGAAGACCAGGACCACCAATTATTCAGTATCTTCTACATACCTTAAAATTCTATGTAAAGGAGATAACTTTTCCAATCACTGCTGGAAATCCTCTATACATATTTGTAGTTTTGTTAGATGTCGCTGTATGGTTATCAGCATTAATTATAGGAATTGACCTCAAATCTTCATTATTAATTATAATAGGAATTTATGTTTTACAAAAAATAGTTGAGCATGGATGTGGTTTGTCCTCTGGATCTCCTTATGGAAAATTAGGAGGGGTAAGAAGTGTATTCTCAGCCGCGGCAGAGGTTCCCTTATTTGCAGTAGTTGCGGCTATATATTTAACAACTCACTCAGTATTAATTTCAGATATTTTAAGATATCAAGAATTACACGGCAGTTTAATCTTTAAAATGCCAATTTGTGCATTTGCCTTCTTTATATTACTTGTATCAAAATCTCCATACAGTCCATTTGGAATAGTTAAAGGTAAAGATATAGTTAGTGGATACATGACAGAGCATTATGGTTTGTTGGCATCATTGATATACATTGCTGAATCTATTGCATATTTCGTATTATTGTGGCTGTTTATAGCAATATTCATTGGACCAGTAGTTATAAGTAATCCATTATTAACTTTGGCTGTTATGATTTTACTAACAGTAATATTGGCATTTATAAATGGTTTAACTCCTTTATTAGCCCCTCATCACTCAGTTATGCTTCAAATGACTATTGCAGGTTTGGTTTTGTGCGATGTCCTTTATAGATTATTTTTAGGGGGATAA
- a CDS encoding universal stress protein, which translates to MYKKIVVPTDGSDVSIEAAKHAIVIAQKFDAVIYAIYVVDVSPFVGIPAEGTWELISEVLREEGEEALKKIKKLAEDNDVEVHAEMIEGVPAKEIVEYAEKKEADLIVMGTTGKTGLERILLGSVAERVIKNAHCPVLVVKKPKK; encoded by the coding sequence TTGTATAAAAAAATAGTTGTTCCAACTGATGGATCAGATGTTTCAATTGAAGCAGCAAAGCACGCAATTGTAATTGCCCAAAAATTTGATGCTGTTATTTATGCTATATATGTAGTTGATGTCTCTCCATTTGTTGGAATTCCAGCAGAAGGCACTTGGGAATTGATAAGTGAAGTGTTAAGAGAGGAAGGAGAAGAGGCATTAAAAAAGATTAAAAAATTGGCAGAAGATAATGATGTAGAAGTTCATGCTGAAATGATAGAGGGAGTTCCTGCAAAGGAAATTGTTGAATATGCTGAAAAAAAAGAGGCAGATTTAATCGTTATGGGTACTACTGGAAAAACTGGATTAGAAAGAATATTGTTAGGTAGTGTTGCTGAAAGAGTTATTAAAAATGCTCATTGTCCTGTTTTAGTAGTTAAAAAGCCAAAAAAATAA
- a CDS encoding DUF2108 domain-containing protein, translated as MEILLIVSVVCCILGGLGVILHTNPINKIIMLGLLNVGLIGMIVSSYYLDIAIISSICEPISTIILLLGYMKYLTTLKKKQKYGRELPILSK; from the coding sequence TTGGAAATTTTATTAATTGTTTCAGTAGTTTGTTGTATTCTTGGAGGTTTAGGAGTTATATTGCACACAAACCCAATAAACAAGATAATAATGTTAGGCCTGTTAAATGTTGGCTTAATTGGAATGATTGTTTCATCTTACTATTTGGATATAGCAATAATCTCCTCAATCTGTGAACCAATATCAACAATAATACTACTCCTTGGATATATGAAATACTTGACAACATTAAAGAAAAAACAAAAATATGGAAGAGAGTTGCCAATATTGTCTAAATAA